One Solanum lycopersicum chromosome 2, SLM_r2.1 genomic region harbors:
- the LOC101257911 gene encoding uncharacterized protein isoform X2 has product MADVVQYKLERMLPELDDLEKRCLFSRQEIAEIVKQRRKFEYRLKRPSPLKQDFVAYIDYEKSLDSLRLLRKKAQMKTTGDRKLKKSVSDYAGVSRIIEIYRLATTRFKGDIELWFQYLEFCRERRNGRMKKALAQVIRFHPKVPGVWIYAAAWEFDNNLNAAAARALMHSGLRACPTSEDLWVEYLRMELTYLNKLKARKVVLGEDEGTLARSGNSAKEEQWRDENKELFIVLDDKREEDKLSNLHDGDSKEKLDLFRKQGLSVLQTVYGGSIKALPSSFSLRTKFLDILEATDLGHSEDMRNEILADMKRDFSKEPKYWDWLARQEVIDLNNPETTEAMTVDQLSSAIQVYEEGLKIVPSASMFDCYAKFLTDVIHFKNKGSQSSELFSTASHAMDPISHLLVVYEKAETMGCITEDLACQHVSFLLQLGKVDEAKTLAEKLCSGKFSEAVQLWTLRFSIEMRFIQKNCTPNKAALSSIFEPMRNALLKLPISEAETIWLMALKYFSTHKKFFDKLVETSISLLAKDGGSDDGFSLSATIVNFALQRDGLGSARELYKRFLALPHPGLSLYRNCIELELNLASSGDKISLGNVRKLFETSLTTYDQDVRLWQDYYNMEVKLGTSETAAAIHWRARKTLKKSISLLPSLNM; this is encoded by the exons aTGGCGGATGTTGTACAGTACAAGCTGGAGCGTATGCTCCCTGAGCTCGACGACCTTGAAAAACGCTGTCTTTTTAGCCGCCAGGAAATAGCGGAAATAGTGAAACAGCGCCGGAAATTTGAGTACAGGCTGAAGAGACCTAGTCCATTGAAACAGGATTTTGTAGCATACATTGACTATGAGAAAAGTCTCGATTCTCTAAGACTTCTACGTAAAAAAGCTCAGATGAAAACAACAGGCGATAGAAAGCTGAAAAAGTCTGTTTCAGATTATGCTGGAGTTTCCAGGATTATTGAGATTTATAGGCTCGCCACCACCAGGTTTAAGGGAGATATAGAGCTTTGGTTTCAGTATTTGGAGTTCTGTAGGGAGCGAAGGAACGGTCGAATGAAGAAG GCCCTTGCGCAGGTAATCAGGTTTCATCCTAAGGTGCCTGGAGTATGGATATATGCTGCAGCTTGGGAATTTGATAACAACCTAAATGCTGCTGCTGCTCGTGCCCTAATGCATAGCGGCTTGAGAGCATGTCCAACTTCTGAGGATCTTTGGGTAGAATATCTTCGAATGGAGCTAACATacctaaataaattaaaggccCGCAAAGTTGTGTTAGGAGAGGATGAGGGAACACTAGCTCGTTCTGGCAATAGTGCTAAAGAGGAACAGTGGAGAGATGAGAACAAGGAATTATTTATTGTCCTTGATGATAAAAGAGAGGAAGACAAATTATCCAACCTTCACGACGGAGACTCTAAGGAAAAATTAGATTTGTTTAGGAAACAAGGTTTAAGTGTTCTCCAGACAGTTTATGGTGGTTCTATTAAAGCCCTCCCTTCCAGTTTCAGTTTAAGAACAAAGTTTCTTGACATACTAGAAGCAACAGATTTAGGTCATTCAGAAGATATGCGAAATGAAATACTTGCTGATATGAAACGGGACTTCTCAAAAGAACCAAAGTATTGGGATTGGCTTGCAAGACAGGAAGTGATTGATCTTAATAATCCAGAGACTACTGAAGCAATGACAGTTGATCAATTAAGCAGCGCTATTCAG GTTTATGAGGAGGGTTTAAAAATTGTTCCTTCAGCTTCAATGTTTGATTGTTATGCAAAGTTCCTGACGGATGTCATCCATTTTAAAAACAAGGGAAGTCAATCTTCTGAGCTTTTCAGTACAGCTAGTCATGCTATGGATCCTATTTCACATCTCTTGGTAGTATATGAAAAGGCTGAAACCATGGGGTGCATCACAGAAGATCTTGCTTGCCAGCATGTTTCTTTTCTACTGCAACTTGGGAAAGTAGATGAAGCTAAGACTTTGGCGGAGAAATTGTGTTCTGGAAAATTTTCAGAAGCAGTGCAGCTATGGACTTTACGATTCTCAATAGAAATGAGATTTATCCAGAAGAACTGTACTCCAAATAAGGCAGCTCTGTCTTCTATCTTTGAACCCATGAGAAATGCTTTGTTGAAACTTCCCATATCAGAAGCAGAAACTATATGGCTTATG GCGCTCAAATATTTTTCCACTCATAAGAAATTCTTTGACAAGTTGGTTGAGACTTCTATATCTTTACTGGCCAAAGATGGTGGAAGTGATGATGGTTTTTCCCTCTCTGCTACCATCGTCAATTTTGCTCTGCAAAGGGATGGACTTGGGAGTGCTAGAGAGTTGTATAAGAG ATTTCTTGCTTTACCGCATCCAGGACTTTCTTTGTACAGGAATTGCATTGAGCTGGAATTGAACCTTGCGTCTAGTGGAGATAAGATTAGTCTTGGAAATGTGCGAAAACTATTTGAAACTTCACTTACAACTTATGATCAAGATGTCAGATTGTGGCAAGACTATTATAATATGGAAGTCAAG TTGGGAACATCAGAAACTGCAGCAGCCATTCACTGGCGAGCACGGAAAACCCTGAAGAAGAGTATTTCCCTTCTACCCTCACTGAATATGTGA
- the LOC104645618 gene encoding uncharacterized protein, which translates to MTENVGTSSNFHVSPTFGADDFQENIIQDEPIDPVNIDDRDLPNYGSLSASDSDDLPNAEESGDNVPFEASSSDDDFSTLNRSPRPMSMSPFHNHEISYLDHLPDGSDIFGDTYNEYTSQRTWQEPKDFMNGAIYIEKGMLFNSKKQLQRAVKLLHLKVAREYFVIKSTKKSWRLVCRRVEQGCRFRFPIKDCQTAVLKAYDISISRRKAYLGCKRAFEKVYGTWEGSFAELPRFMEALKHFNPGTIVEWKTERRVDVIEHVFNYVFWAFKPCIDGFVHCRPVISIDGTHVYEKYDIKLLIAITIDGNGSVLPLAFAIVVNESIETWTLFLDHLHLHVVKGRRGVTLISDRHHGILSSVYNSPNWQAPFEFHRFCLRHLKANFQKKFKNITLNNLLWAVANHYQEKIFLEKMEMIKEINAEAYVWLMKNDLDKWTLHRDGGKRWGMLTTNSSESFNGLLKSAMGLPVTAMEKQQWMPKPFKIFEDNRKKSQRHTLINYHQQRENIFEVQTHMHHGRGGNKHIVNASQGKCQCGKWQSYHIPCSHAKKGFDQIGYQAWEHMAPEFTVRSYKNAYFGQFNPLGGEKYWPDSPFLMIANEKLFTKSGRK; encoded by the exons ATGACGGAAAATGTTGGGACATCCTCAAATTTTCATGTCTCGCCTACTTTTGGTGCAGATGATTTTCA AGAAAACATTATACAAGATGAACCCATTGATCCTGTGAATATCGATGATCGTGACCTTCCTAATTATGGCTCACTTTCAGCTAGTGATAGTGATGATTTGCCTAATGCTGAGGAATCAGGAGATAATGTTCCATTTGAGGCATCATCTAGTGATGATGATTTTTCGACTCTCAATCGATCGCCAAGACCAATGTCCATGAGCCCGTTTCATAATCATGAAATTTCTTATCTTGATCATCTCCCGGATGGTTCAGATATCTTTGGTGATACATATAATGAGTATACATCACAACGTACGTGGCAAGAACCAAAAGATTTCATGAATGGTgctatttatattgaaaaaggcaTGTTATTCAATTCAAAGAAGCAGTTGCAAAGAGCAGTTAAACTTCTACATTTGAAAGTAGCAAGGGAGTACTTTGTTATTAAATCGACAAAAAAATCATGGCGACTTGTTTGCAGGCGTGTAGAACAAGGATGCCGATTTAG GTTTCCCATCAAAGACTGTCAAACAGCCGTTCTTAAAGCATATGACATTTCGATAAGTAGAAGAAAAGCCTATCTTGGTTGCAAGCGGGCTTTTGAAAAAGTCTATGGTACTTGGGAGGGTTCTTTTGCCGAGTTACCGAGGTTCATGGAAGCTTTGAAACACTTCAATCCTGGAACAATAGTAGAATGGAAAACAGAGCGGCGTGTCGATGTCATTGAACATGTATTCAACTATGTGTTTTGGGCTTTTAAACCATGCATTGATGGGTTTGTGCATTGTCGTCCTGTTATATCGATCGATGGAACACATGTCtatgaaaaatatgatatcAAGTTGTTGATTGCGATTACAATAGATGGTAACGGCTCTGTATTACCTTTGGCATTTGCAATAGTTGTAAATGagagcatagagacatggactTTATTTTTGGATCATTTGCACTTGCACGTTGTAAAGGGTCGTAGAGGGGTCACATTGATATCAGATAGGCATCACGGAATACTCTCATCCGTGTATAATTCTCCGAATTGGCAGGCTCCATTTGAGTTTCATCGTTTTTGTTTAAGACATTTGAAGgccaattttcaaaaaaaatttaaaaatatcacttTGAACAACCTATTATGGGCAGTTGCAAATCACTATCAGGAgaaaatttttttggaaaaaatggaAATGATCAAGGAGATTAATGCGGAAGCATATGTGTGGCTAATGAAGAACGATCTTGACAAATGGACATTGCACAGGGATGGAGGTAAGAGATGGGGCATGCTGACAACAAACAGTTCCGAATCATTCAATGGTCTTCTCAAATCAGCAATGGGTCTGCCAGTTACTGCAATG GAAAAGCAACAATGGATGCCTAAACCATTCAAGATTTTTGAGGATAATCGAAAAAAGTCACAACGTCACACACTGATCAACTATCACCAACAAAGGGAAAACATATTTGAGGTGCAAACACATATGCATCATGGTCGTGGTGGTAATAAGCACATTGTAAATGCATCACAAGGAAAATGTCAATGTGGTAAATGGCAATCATATCATATTCCATGTTCTCATGCAAAAAAGGGATTTGATCAAATTGGGTATCAAGCATGGGAGCATATGGCACCAGAATTCACTGTGCGTAGCTACAAAAATGCCTACTTTGGACAATTCAATCCACTCGGCGGTGAAAAGTATTGGCCTGATAGTCCCTTCCTTATGATagcaaatgaaaaattatttacgaAAAGTGGGCGTAAATAA
- the LOC101257911 gene encoding uncharacterized protein isoform X1: MADVVQYKLERMLPELDDLEKRCLFSRQEIAEIVKQRRKFEYRLKRPSPLKQDFVAYIDYEKSLDSLRLLRKKAQMKTTGDRKLKKSVSDYAGVSRIIEIYRLATTRFKGDIELWFQYLEFCRERRNGRMKKALAQVIRFHPKVPGVWIYAAAWEFDNNLNAAAARALMHSGLRACPTSEDLWVEYLRMELTYLNKLKARKVVLGEDEGTLARSGNSAKEEQWRDENKELFIVLDDKREEDKLSNLHDGDSKEKLDLFRKQGLSVLQTVYGGSIKALPSSFSLRTKFLDILEATDLGHSEDMRNEILADMKRDFSKEPKYWDWLARQEVIDLNNPETTEAMTVDQLSSAIQVYEEGLKIVPSASMFDCYAKFLTDVIHFKNKGSQSSELFSTASHAMDPISHLLVVYEKAETMGCITEDLACQHVSFLLQLGKVDEAKTLAEKLCSGKFSEAVQLWTLRFSIEMRFIQKNCTPNKAALSSIFEPMRNALLKLPISEAETIWLMALKYFSTHKKFFDKLVETSISLLAKDGGSDDGFSLSATIVNFALQRDGLGSARELYKRFLALPHPGLSLYRNCIELELNLASSGDKISLGNVRKLFETSLTTYDQDVRLWQDYYNMEVKIMIQRLLKVVGRFLKWALGVEVFAAAIYYWEHQKLQQPFTGEHGKP; the protein is encoded by the exons aTGGCGGATGTTGTACAGTACAAGCTGGAGCGTATGCTCCCTGAGCTCGACGACCTTGAAAAACGCTGTCTTTTTAGCCGCCAGGAAATAGCGGAAATAGTGAAACAGCGCCGGAAATTTGAGTACAGGCTGAAGAGACCTAGTCCATTGAAACAGGATTTTGTAGCATACATTGACTATGAGAAAAGTCTCGATTCTCTAAGACTTCTACGTAAAAAAGCTCAGATGAAAACAACAGGCGATAGAAAGCTGAAAAAGTCTGTTTCAGATTATGCTGGAGTTTCCAGGATTATTGAGATTTATAGGCTCGCCACCACCAGGTTTAAGGGAGATATAGAGCTTTGGTTTCAGTATTTGGAGTTCTGTAGGGAGCGAAGGAACGGTCGAATGAAGAAG GCCCTTGCGCAGGTAATCAGGTTTCATCCTAAGGTGCCTGGAGTATGGATATATGCTGCAGCTTGGGAATTTGATAACAACCTAAATGCTGCTGCTGCTCGTGCCCTAATGCATAGCGGCTTGAGAGCATGTCCAACTTCTGAGGATCTTTGGGTAGAATATCTTCGAATGGAGCTAACATacctaaataaattaaaggccCGCAAAGTTGTGTTAGGAGAGGATGAGGGAACACTAGCTCGTTCTGGCAATAGTGCTAAAGAGGAACAGTGGAGAGATGAGAACAAGGAATTATTTATTGTCCTTGATGATAAAAGAGAGGAAGACAAATTATCCAACCTTCACGACGGAGACTCTAAGGAAAAATTAGATTTGTTTAGGAAACAAGGTTTAAGTGTTCTCCAGACAGTTTATGGTGGTTCTATTAAAGCCCTCCCTTCCAGTTTCAGTTTAAGAACAAAGTTTCTTGACATACTAGAAGCAACAGATTTAGGTCATTCAGAAGATATGCGAAATGAAATACTTGCTGATATGAAACGGGACTTCTCAAAAGAACCAAAGTATTGGGATTGGCTTGCAAGACAGGAAGTGATTGATCTTAATAATCCAGAGACTACTGAAGCAATGACAGTTGATCAATTAAGCAGCGCTATTCAG GTTTATGAGGAGGGTTTAAAAATTGTTCCTTCAGCTTCAATGTTTGATTGTTATGCAAAGTTCCTGACGGATGTCATCCATTTTAAAAACAAGGGAAGTCAATCTTCTGAGCTTTTCAGTACAGCTAGTCATGCTATGGATCCTATTTCACATCTCTTGGTAGTATATGAAAAGGCTGAAACCATGGGGTGCATCACAGAAGATCTTGCTTGCCAGCATGTTTCTTTTCTACTGCAACTTGGGAAAGTAGATGAAGCTAAGACTTTGGCGGAGAAATTGTGTTCTGGAAAATTTTCAGAAGCAGTGCAGCTATGGACTTTACGATTCTCAATAGAAATGAGATTTATCCAGAAGAACTGTACTCCAAATAAGGCAGCTCTGTCTTCTATCTTTGAACCCATGAGAAATGCTTTGTTGAAACTTCCCATATCAGAAGCAGAAACTATATGGCTTATG GCGCTCAAATATTTTTCCACTCATAAGAAATTCTTTGACAAGTTGGTTGAGACTTCTATATCTTTACTGGCCAAAGATGGTGGAAGTGATGATGGTTTTTCCCTCTCTGCTACCATCGTCAATTTTGCTCTGCAAAGGGATGGACTTGGGAGTGCTAGAGAGTTGTATAAGAG ATTTCTTGCTTTACCGCATCCAGGACTTTCTTTGTACAGGAATTGCATTGAGCTGGAATTGAACCTTGCGTCTAGTGGAGATAAGATTAGTCTTGGAAATGTGCGAAAACTATTTGAAACTTCACTTACAACTTATGATCAAGATGTCAGATTGTGGCAAGACTATTATAATATGGAAGTCAAG attatgatcCAGCGATTGTTGAAGGTAGTGGGGAGGTTTCTTAAATGGGCTTTGGGTGTGGAAGTATTTGCTGCCGCTATTTATTA TTGGGAACATCAGAAACTGCAGCAGCCATTCACTGGCGAGCACGGAAAACCCTGA
- the LOC544300 gene encoding glycine rich protein precursor, translated as MATNMILLIVASTLVLSTNAIRSLDSMKSQSDEHMKFVRHPILPPFLGGHGLGRPAFGVGPVIGFGPFGGIVGGVGPNNGGGLGFGTGTGTDNGSGLGFGTEIGSGSNFGSSNGGGGFGSGNVGGGFGFNGDSNGGDGSFASGQAKASLGNQKP; from the coding sequence ATGGCAACCAATATGATTCTCCTAATTGTTGCTTCTACACTTGTTTTATCCACAAATGCAATTAGGAGCCTTGATTCCATGAAATCTCAATCAGATGAACACATGAAGTTTGTACGTCATCCAATTTTACCACCATTTTTGGGTGGTCACGGGCTTGGTAGGCCCGCATTTGGTGTAGGACCGGTTATTGGATTCGGTCCTTTTGGAGGAATTGTGGGGGGAGTCGGTCCAAACAACGGTGGTGGATTGGGTTTCGGAACAGGAACTGGAACTGATAATGGAAGTGGATTAGGTTTTGGAACTGAAATTGGGAGTGGATCAAATTTCGGGTCTAGCAATGGAGGAGGAGGTTTCGGGTCAGGAAATGTCGGTGGAGGTTTTGGTTTTAACGGTGATAGTAATGGAGGTGATGGTTCATTTGCTAGTGGCCAAGCTAAAGCATCACTTGGAAATCAGAAACCTTGA
- the LOC101258207 gene encoding uncharacterized protein, whose product MIQLLFTLIFAEMALIIIFVFKTPLRKLVIMGLDRVKRGRGPIIVKTVAGTVFVVMMSTIYSVASIHTRWVDEGGDITPTDQILLAQHLLEASLMGFSLFLAFMIDRLHHYIRELSMRRKTMEAVKKQNRAFEDGKNGASEEIKTLEGEASALREKIRQLELELEEKAKEASSAEANAGALKKQSEGFLLEYDRLLEENQNLRSQLQSLDRTLSRSDSKKVS is encoded by the exons ATGATTCAGTTACTTTTCACTTTGATTTTTGCTGAAATGGCATTAATCATCATCTTCGTCTTCAAAACGCCATTGAGGAAGCTTGTTATAATGGGGCTTGATCGAGTGAAGAGAGGACGAGGACCAATCATTGTGAAAACTGTTGCTGGAACTGTTTTCGTGGTTATGATGTCTACAATCTACAGTGTTGCATCGATCCACACGCGATGGGTTGATGAAGGTGGTGATATTACTCCTACTGATCAGATTCTTTTGGCTCAACATCTTCTAGAAGCTTCTCTTATGG GATTCTCCCTCTTCCTTGCCTTTATGATTGATAGACTACACCATTATATAAGAGAACTTAGTATGAGGAGGAAGACAATGGAAGCTGTGAAAAAGCAAAACAGAGCCTTTGAGGATGGAAAGAATGGGGCTTCAGAGGAGATCAAAACTTTGGAGGGAGAGGCAAGTGCATTGCGTGAAAAAATTAGGCAGCTGGAGTTAGAACTGGAGGAGAAGGCCAAAGAAGCAAGCAGTGCTGAAGCCAATGCAGGTGCTCTAAAAAAGCAGTCAGAAGGATTTCTTCTTGAATATGACCGGTTACTTGAGGAAAACCAAAACCTTCGTTCTCAATTGCAATCACTGGATCGTACGTTGTCACGTTCTGATAGCAAGAAGGTTTCATAA
- the LOC101258506 gene encoding aspartic proteinase produces MGAKIFLVALFLSALLIPLASSSNDGFVRIGLKKMKFDQNNRLAARLESKERDLMRPSIRKYNFRGKLGDSEDTDIVALKNYMDAQYFGEIGVGTPPQKFTVIFDTGSSNLWVPSSKCYFSVPCFFHAKYKSSLSSTYKKNGESAAIQYGSGAISGFFSEDNVKVGDLVVTDQEFIEATREPSVTFLVAKFDGILGLGFQEISVGNAVPVWYNMVKQGLIKEPVFSFWLNRNTEEEQGGEIVFGGVDPNHFKGEITYVPVTRKGYWQFDMGDVLIDGKATGYCKSGCSAIADSGTSLLAGPTTVITMINQAIGASGVASQQCKAVIQQYGQTIMDLLLAEAHPKKVCSQVGVCTFDGTHGVSMGIESVVNEKAGRSAGLHDGMCSACEMAVVWMENQLRQNQTQDRILDYLNELCERLPSPMGESAVDCGKLSSMPTVSFTIGGKVFDLSPNEYILKVGEGDQAQCISGFIGLDVPPPRGPLWILGDIFMGRYHTVFDYGKLRVGFAEAA; encoded by the exons ATGGGAGCAAAAATATTTCTTGTTGCACTGTTTCTCTCAGCACTGTTAATTCCATTAGCCTCCTCATCAAATGATGGCTTTGTTAGAATTgggttgaaaaaaatgaaatttgatcAAAACAACCGACTTGCTGCACGCCTTGAGTCCAAGGAGAGGGACCTTATGAGGCCATCTATTAGGAAGTATAACTTCCGTGGTAAACTTGGGGACTCTGAGGATACAGACATTGTAGCACTAAAGAACTATATGGATGCTCAATACTTTGGGGAGATTGGTGTAGGCACTCCACCTCAAAAGTTCACTGTGATCTTTGACACTGGTAGCTCGAATTTGTGGGTGCCATCATCCAAGTGCTATTTCTCT GTTCCCTGTTTCTTTCATGCCAAATACAAATCTAGCCTATCAAGTACTTATAAGAAGAATG GGGAGTCTGCTGCAATTCAGTATGGTAGTGGAGCTATTTCTGGATTCTTCAGTGAGGATAATGTGAAAGTTGGTGATCTTGTGGTAACAGATCAG GAATTTATTGAGGCAACCCGAGAACCAAGTGTCACATTTTTGGTAGCCAAATTTGATGGTATATTGGGTCTTGGATTCCAGGAGATTTCTGTTGGAAATGCTGTTCCAGTTTG GTACAACATGGTCAAACAGGGCCTTATCAAAGAGCCCGTCTTCTCATTTTGGCTCAACCGAAACACGGAGGAAGAGCAAGGTGGAGAAATCGTGTTTGGTGGTGTTGATCCTAATCACTTTAAGGGAGAAATCACTTATGTTCCAGTCACGAGGAAAGGTTATTGGCAG TTTGACATGGGTGATGTTCTGATCGATGGTAAAGCTACCG GTTACTGTAAAAGTGGGTGCTCTGCTATAGCAGATTCAGGGACTTCTCTCTTGGCTGGTCCAACG ACTGTAATCACTATGATTAATCAAGCTATTGGAGCCTCTGGAGTTGCAAGCCAACAATGCAAAGCTGTAATTCAGCAGTACGGGCAAACAATCATGGATTTGCTGTTAGCAGAG GCACATCCAAAGAAGGTCTGCTCACAGGTTGGAGTATGCACTTTTGATGGAACTCACGGAGTCAG TATGGGAATTGAGAGTGTAGTGAATGAGAAAGCTGGCAGATCAGCAGGACTGCATGATGGTATGTGCTCTGCTTGTGAAATGGCAGTCGTATGGATGGAGAATCAACTGAGACAAAACCAGACTCAAGATCGCATATTGGACTATCTGAACGAG CTTTGCGAGCGTCTCCCAAGCCCAATGGGAGAATCAGCTGTTGACTGTGGAAAGCTTTCTTCCATGCCTACAGTCTCCTTCACAATTGGTGGCAAAGTGTTTGACCTCTCCCCCAATGAG TACATACTCAAAGTTGGCGAGGGTGATCAAGCACAATGTATAAGTGGTTTCATTGGCTTGGATGTTCCTCCTCCCCGTGGACCTCTCTG GATCTTGGGTGATATTTTTATGGGTCGATATCACACCGTCTTTGATTATGGCAAACTCAGAGTTGGATTTGCTGAAGCAGCTTAA